The genomic stretch CCATGGCGTAGAGCACGCCGGCCTGGACGGCGAGCAACAGCAAGAGGATGGGCAGGGCCTGCCAGACGGCGAGGCCCCAGCGGCTGCCGCCATCGCCGCCGCCACCGCCGCGATAGACGGAACCGGTGACGGGGGAGATCGGCTGGAAGGGGCTGGATGTCATGGCCATGGTGCGAGTTTAGCCGGGGCAGCGTCGCAAGTCATGAAGAGGAAGCGGCCGAATTGGGGCACGTCGCGGACCTCGCGGCGCACGAAGCCGGCCTTCTCGAAGGCGCGGATCGAGGCGGGATTGTCGGGATGCGGATCGGTGACGAGCCGTGGCACGCCGCGGGCGAAGGCAGAGACCGCAAAGGCGCGGATGAAGGCGGAGCCGTGACCGCGGCCGACCAGCCCCGGATCGCCGATGGACAGGTCGAGGCCGAGCGTGCCGACGGGTTCGCCCGCGAAGGGATGACCGTCCTCGGCATTCGGGTCATAGGCCTGGAAATAGCCGACAGGCGCACCGTCGAGGAGCATGACGAAGGCCTCGACATGCGGGTCGTCGAAAATGGTGGCGATCGCCGCCATTTCTTCGTCCGTGTCGCCCCACCAGCGGGCGACATGGGGCTGGAGGATCCAGTGGCGCACCAGCGGCAGGTCGGCGGGTGTCAGCGGGCGAAAGGCGTAATCCGGCATAGCGTGTCTCCGTGACGGCCCCCGCCCCGGACCGGCCTCAGCCGATGCTTTCGATGACCAGATTGCCGTTGGTGTAGACGCAGATTTCCGCGGCGATGCCCATGGCCTTGCGGACGATGGCCTCCGCGTCCTGGTCGGTATCGGCGAGTGCCTTGGCCGCGGCCAGGGCGTAGTTGCCGCCCGAGCCGATGGCGGCGATGCCCTTCTCCGGCTCCAGCACGTCGCCCGTGCCGGTGAGGATGAGCGAGACGTCCTTGTCGGCGACGATCATCATGGCCTCGAGTCGGCGCAGGTAGCGGTCGGTGCGCCAGTCCTTGGCGAGCTCCACCGCAGCGCGGGTCAGCTGGCCGGGAAACTGCTCGAGCTTCGCCTCCAGCCGCTCGAACAGCGTGAAGGCGTCGGCGGTGGCGCCCGCAAAACCGGCGATGACATCGCCGCGGCCGAGGCGGCGGACCTTGCGGGCATTGGCCTTGATGACGGTCTGGCCGAGGCTGACCTGCCCGTCGCCGCCGATCACCACCTTGCCGTTCTTGCGGACGGAGCAGATCGTGGTGGCGTGCCAGCCGGGAAAGGCGTCGTTCTGAGGGGACATGGAACCTCCGGAAAGCACGAGATGTAAGCGGTGGCTCGCCGGACGCAAGCAGCGCCCCAACCATGCCGCGCGCTTCGCCTTTCCAAAACCCGTGGCCGGCTGATAGAAGACCGGCCATTCGCCGGAGAGTGCCATGCGCAAGGGCCAGATCACCCGCACCACCAGGGAAACCGACATCACGGTCGCCGTCGACATCGACGGCAAGGGCCGCGCCGATGTCGCGACCGGGGTCGGCTTCTTCGACCACATGCTCGACCAGATCGCCCGTCACGGCATGATCGACCTGACGGTGAAGGCCAAGGGCGACCTGCATATCGACGACCATCACACGGTGGAGGATGTCGGCATCGCGCTGGGCCAGGCGGTGCGCCAGGCGCTCGGCGACCTGAAGGGCATCACCCGTTATGCCGACGTGCACCTGCCGATGGACGGCACGCTGACCCGCGTCTGCATCGACGTGTCGGGCCGGCCCTTCCTGGTCTTCCGCACGACATTCGACCGGCACAAGATCGGCACCTTCGACACCGAGCTGGTGCGCGAGTTCTTCCAGGCATTTGCCATGAATGCCGGCATCACCCTGCATGTCGAGACGCTCTACGGCGACAACGCCCACCACGTCGCCGAGAGCTGCTTCAAGGGGCTTGCGCGGGCGCTGCGAGCGGCCTTTGCCATCGACCCGCGCCGCGCCGACGAGATCCCCTCGACCAAGGGGGTGCTCTGACATGGCGCGCCAGACCAGCTACACCGTTCACCTCCCGCCGACGGGCAGCGATGAGGGCGCCCAGTTCGTTCCGGACAGCTTCGCGCCCATCGCCTTCGTCGCACCCTGGGCATGGTTCCCTTTCCACCGCCTGTGGCTGGTGACCATCGCCTATCTCGTCGCCATGGTCGCTGTTGTCGTAGCGCTGTCATTCAGTGGCCTGCCGTCGCTGATGCAGACGCTGATCACCTCGGCGCTGAGCCTGCTCATCGGGCTCGAGGCCACCAACCTGAAGCGCTGGACGCTCCGCCGCCGGGGCTGGCGCGAGGTAGCCGTCGTTGTCGCTGCCTCCCGCGAGGAGGCCGAGCGCCGCTATTTCGCCGAGCGCGACACGCCTGTCGCCCCCTCGTCGCTGGCACTGGCCGCAACGCGCCCGGCAACGTCGGCTGCCGCCCCTTCCGCGCCGCTGCCGATCATCGGCCTCTTCCCCGATGCGGACCCCTCCGCAAGGGGCGCGCGGTGAGCGTCGCCATCGTCGATTACGGCTCGGGCAACCTGCATTCCGCGCAGAAGGCCTTCGAGCGGATGGCGCGCGAGCGCGGCCTGAACGCGCCCGTCCTCGTCACTGCCGATCCCGATGTGGTGCGCAAGGCCGACCGCATCGTCCTGCCCGGCGTCGGCGCATTCGCCGACTGCAAGCGCGGCCTCGTCGGCGTTCCCGGCATGGTCGAGGCCATGACCGAGGCGGTGCGCGGCCGTGGCCGGCCCTTCCTCGGCATCTGCGTCGGCATGCAACTCATGGCAGGGCGCGGGCTCGAGAAGGAGACCTCCGCCGGCCTCGGCTGGGTGCCCGGCGACATCGACCTGATCCGCCCGGCCGATCCGGCGCTGAAGATCCCGCATATGGGCTGGAACACGCTGGACGTGACGCGCGACCACCCCGTGCTGGCCGGCATTCCGACCGGGCCGAAGGGCCTGCACGCCTATTTCGTCCATTCCTACCACCTGACCGCGACCGCCGCCGACGTGGTGCTGGCGGAGGCCGCTTACGGCACGCGCGTCACCGCGATGATCGCCCGCGACACGATGGTCGGCACGCAGTTCCATCCCGAGAAGAGCCAGACCATCGGCCTGTCTCTCATCGGCAATTTCCTGGAGTGGCGCCCGTGAGGCTCTTTCCCGCCATCGACCTCAAGGAGGGCCGCTGCGTCCGCCTGCGCCAGGGCGACATGGCCCAGGCGACCGTCTATGCCGACGATCCGGCCGCCCAGGCGCGCGCTTTCGAGACTCAGGGCTTCGACTATCTGCACGTGGTCGACCTTGACGGCGCCTTTGCCGGCAAGCCGGTGAATGCCGCGGCGGTGGAGGCGATCCGCGCCGCGACCTCCTTCCCCGTCCAGCTCGGCGGCGGCATCCGGGACATGCGGACGGTCGAAGGCTGGCTGGGCAAGGGCGTGTCGCGCGTCATCATCGGCACGGCGGCGGTGCGCGATCCGGATTTCGTGAAATCCGCGGCCAGG from Phreatobacter oligotrophus encodes the following:
- a CDS encoding DUF2628 domain-containing protein; this translates as MARQTSYTVHLPPTGSDEGAQFVPDSFAPIAFVAPWAWFPFHRLWLVTIAYLVAMVAVVVALSFSGLPSLMQTLITSALSLLIGLEATNLKRWTLRRRGWREVAVVVAASREEAERRYFAERDTPVAPSSLALAATRPATSAAAPSAPLPIIGLFPDADPSARGAR
- a CDS encoding GNAT family N-acetyltransferase, with the translated sequence MPDYAFRPLTPADLPLVRHWILQPHVARWWGDTDEEMAAIATIFDDPHVEAFVMLLDGAPVGYFQAYDPNAEDGHPFAGEPVGTLGLDLSIGDPGLVGRGHGSAFIRAFAVSAFARGVPRLVTDPHPDNPASIRAFEKAGFVRREVRDVPQFGRFLFMTCDAAPAKLAPWP
- the hisH gene encoding imidazole glycerol phosphate synthase subunit HisH, with amino-acid sequence MSVAIVDYGSGNLHSAQKAFERMARERGLNAPVLVTADPDVVRKADRIVLPGVGAFADCKRGLVGVPGMVEAMTEAVRGRGRPFLGICVGMQLMAGRGLEKETSAGLGWVPGDIDLIRPADPALKIPHMGWNTLDVTRDHPVLAGIPTGPKGLHAYFVHSYHLTATAADVVLAEAAYGTRVTAMIARDTMVGTQFHPEKSQTIGLSLIGNFLEWRP
- the hslV gene encoding ATP-dependent protease subunit HslV codes for the protein MSPQNDAFPGWHATTICSVRKNGKVVIGGDGQVSLGQTVIKANARKVRRLGRGDVIAGFAGATADAFTLFERLEAKLEQFPGQLTRAAVELAKDWRTDRYLRRLEAMMIVADKDVSLILTGTGDVLEPEKGIAAIGSGGNYALAAAKALADTDQDAEAIVRKAMGIAAEICVYTNGNLVIESIG
- the hisB gene encoding imidazoleglycerol-phosphate dehydratase HisB, translating into MRKGQITRTTRETDITVAVDIDGKGRADVATGVGFFDHMLDQIARHGMIDLTVKAKGDLHIDDHHTVEDVGIALGQAVRQALGDLKGITRYADVHLPMDGTLTRVCIDVSGRPFLVFRTTFDRHKIGTFDTELVREFFQAFAMNAGITLHVETLYGDNAHHVAESCFKGLARALRAAFAIDPRRADEIPSTKGVL